The Spirosoma foliorum genome has a window encoding:
- a CDS encoding DUF4258 domain-containing protein produces the protein MPFDVTELQLAVEKGHIEWRKHTLQRLVERQIRQKDVLNVLSLGEAIRYYYDDRPFPSVLMFGWVEDRPLHVVASYAKADDMVYIITVYEPSLDVFESDYKTKKQ, from the coding sequence ATGCCATTTGACGTTACAGAGTTACAACTAGCTGTAGAAAAAGGGCATATTGAATGGCGAAAACATACGCTTCAACGCTTAGTGGAACGGCAAATTCGTCAGAAAGACGTTCTCAACGTTTTGAGTTTAGGTGAGGCCATTCGCTATTATTATGATGACCGACCTTTTCCGAGTGTATTGATGTTTGGATGGGTAGAAGACAGACCGTTGCATGTGGTAGCCTCCTATGCTAAAGCAGATGATATGGTATACATCATTACGGTTTATGAACCATCTCTCGATGTATTTGAGTCAGACTATAAGACAAAGAAGCAATGA
- a CDS encoding mevalonate kinase family protein, which produces MSSISPLARTPELKVSTPGRICLFGEHQDYLGLPVIAAAISRRIQIEATTTTQPSFRLNLPDIGQSVDIPFDGTQLPYPETRDYFRSAVNVLLREGFTFSKGIEGEVHGNIPINSGTSSSSALLVTWLNVLTQLSDSPQQLPQEKLAELAYIAEVLEFGEPGGMMDHYSTAVGHVIYLESQPKIHLEKLNPALGTFVLGDSQEPKDTIGILKRVKFGMLDIVARLKAISPTFSLTDSEITEVVEFKDILSKDDYILLKGNIENRDILRDALTVLQNPAGLDHVRFGQLLTNHQTNLREAQRISTPKIDRMLDAALNAGALGGKINGSGGGGCMFVYAPNDPEKVAEAIEREGGKAYVITADAGTTVEA; this is translated from the coding sequence TTGTCATCAATTAGTCCACTAGCCCGAACACCAGAATTGAAAGTTTCAACACCAGGCCGCATTTGCCTTTTTGGTGAGCATCAGGATTATCTGGGTCTGCCCGTTATTGCCGCAGCTATTTCACGTCGGATTCAGATTGAAGCCACGACAACTACACAACCCAGCTTCCGGTTGAATCTCCCCGATATCGGTCAGTCGGTTGATATTCCTTTTGATGGGACACAGCTCCCTTACCCAGAAACTCGAGATTATTTCCGATCGGCCGTAAATGTGTTGTTACGCGAAGGGTTTACATTTTCAAAAGGGATTGAGGGGGAAGTCCATGGCAATATTCCGATTAATTCAGGCACGTCGAGTTCGTCGGCGCTGCTTGTTACCTGGCTCAATGTGCTCACTCAACTGTCCGATTCTCCCCAGCAACTGCCACAGGAAAAACTAGCCGAACTGGCCTATATAGCCGAAGTTCTGGAGTTTGGCGAACCAGGTGGCATGATGGACCATTACTCGACCGCTGTTGGCCACGTTATATACCTGGAGTCACAACCGAAGATTCATTTAGAAAAACTGAATCCAGCCCTGGGCACATTTGTTCTGGGCGATTCGCAGGAGCCGAAGGATACCATTGGGATTTTGAAGCGGGTAAAATTCGGTATGCTCGATATTGTTGCCCGGTTGAAAGCCATTAGTCCCACGTTTTCGCTGACCGATTCTGAGATTACTGAGGTAGTAGAGTTCAAAGACATCTTAAGCAAAGACGATTATATTCTGCTGAAAGGCAATATCGAGAATCGCGACATTCTGCGTGATGCGCTAACCGTTCTACAGAATCCTGCTGGTCTCGACCACGTGCGGTTTGGTCAATTGCTAACCAATCATCAAACCAATCTCCGCGAAGCACAACGCATCAGCACACCTAAAATTGACCGCATGCTTGATGCTGCCCTAAATGCCGGGGCTCTCGGCGGGAAAATTAACGGCTCAGGCGGTGGTGGTTGCATGTTCGTCTACGCGCCGAACGATCCGGAAAAAGTAGCAGAAGCCATTGAAAGGGAAGGCGGAAAAGCGTACGTCATTACGGCTGATGCTGGCACAACCGTTGAAGCCTAA
- a CDS encoding sugar MFS transporter → MTPTTAPPKSQNYTGPLLIIGALFFVFGFVTWTNSVLMAFFKQAFNLSTVGSSLVASAFFISYTLMAIPSSALLKRTGFKNGMSLGLLTMAVGTLVFVPAARAFSYPLFLVGLFLIGVGLTVLQSASNPYATILGPRESAAQRISFMGIANKMAGIISQRVFGSLFLTGASVAVGPQSLEKVVTPYLVLTAILIVLAGLIRLSNLPEVSEEQDDLPSDATSHTSVWQFPNLVLGVIALFCYVGAEVISGDTIINYGKAIGFGNDEAKYFTEYTLYGLLAGYLLGIVAIPRWISQQNSLRFGMILAIILTIGALVTDGFTSILCVALLGFAIAPTWPAIWPLALNGLGKFTKMGSALLIMAIAGGAILPPLHGYLFDHINPKMAYGLLLPLFGYILYYATVGYKKTSW, encoded by the coding sequence ATGACACCAACTACTGCTCCGCCAAAATCCCAGAATTACACGGGTCCTTTACTTATTATTGGTGCTCTCTTCTTCGTTTTTGGCTTCGTTACCTGGACAAATAGTGTATTGATGGCTTTTTTCAAGCAGGCCTTCAATCTGAGTACCGTTGGCTCAAGTCTCGTAGCCTCTGCGTTTTTTATTTCCTATACGCTGATGGCCATTCCATCATCGGCCTTACTGAAACGTACTGGCTTCAAAAATGGCATGTCATTAGGGTTACTCACTATGGCCGTTGGCACATTGGTTTTTGTACCAGCCGCCCGTGCGTTTTCGTATCCACTGTTTCTTGTGGGTTTGTTCCTGATCGGCGTTGGTCTAACCGTATTACAATCTGCCTCTAATCCCTACGCTACCATCCTCGGCCCTCGCGAAAGTGCAGCCCAGCGGATTAGCTTTATGGGTATTGCGAATAAAATGGCGGGCATTATCAGTCAGCGGGTGTTTGGTAGTTTGTTTCTAACAGGTGCCAGTGTGGCTGTAGGTCCTCAGAGTTTAGAAAAAGTAGTTACTCCCTATCTGGTTCTCACAGCGATATTGATCGTACTGGCAGGCTTGATTAGGTTATCCAATTTACCTGAAGTATCTGAAGAACAGGACGATCTGCCTTCAGATGCCACTTCTCACACGAGCGTCTGGCAGTTCCCCAACCTGGTTTTGGGTGTTATTGCGCTATTCTGCTACGTAGGAGCCGAAGTTATTTCGGGCGATACGATTATCAACTATGGTAAAGCCATCGGCTTTGGCAACGACGAAGCTAAATACTTTACCGAATACACGCTTTACGGTTTACTAGCCGGTTATTTACTTGGTATTGTGGCCATTCCGCGCTGGATTTCGCAACAGAACTCACTCCGTTTCGGAATGATTCTGGCTATCATCCTGACGATTGGCGCATTAGTTACTGATGGGTTCACTTCCATTCTTTGCGTTGCCCTGCTTGGATTTGCCATTGCACCAACCTGGCCTGCCATATGGCCGCTGGCGTTGAATGGTCTGGGAAAATTCACAAAAATGGGCTCGGCTTTACTCATCATGGCGATTGCGGGTGGGGCCATTCTGCCTCCGTTACATGGCTATTTGTTTGACCATATTAACCCTAAAATGGCGTATGGATTGTTGCTACCCCTGTTTGGCTATATACTTTATTACGCTACAGTAGGCTACAAAAAAACGAGCTGGTAA
- a CDS encoding type II toxin-antitoxin system MqsA family antitoxin, with product MTTSKICPMCGGHREAGHTTFSADLGDGLVVVRHVPAMICNQCGDEWIDNKTAQQLEDIVLEARQKKHQLEVLSL from the coding sequence ATGACGACATCAAAAATTTGTCCAATGTGTGGAGGGCATAGGGAAGCCGGCCATACCACATTTAGTGCTGATTTAGGTGATGGATTAGTGGTTGTACGCCATGTTCCAGCCATGATTTGCAATCAATGCGGGGACGAGTGGATTGACAATAAAACAGCACAACAATTGGAAGATATTGTATTAGAAGCGCGTCAAAAAAAGCATCAACTAGAAGTATTGTCACTTTGA
- a CDS encoding ABC transporter permease gives MNLPAWIARRYFFSRKKRSFISWLSILSMLGVGVGTMALVVVLSVFNGMDELNRQIFKTFEADITISPKQGKRFLAPPALLTRLQQVSGVHLLTSVAQDNALGRYANGTTVVKLKGVDDNYLQRQQLDSALLEGKLLLRRNGVNYAIVAEGVRNDLSISPVDILTPLEILYPQSGQSFSVLNPDAFNRELLTVAGVFFIESRYDNFVLAPLAVARSLFSYKPDEVTSLEIQLQPGAKEQVVKQALQAVLGDKLLVQTRDDLNVDLYRAIYIEKLFVALTLSFIILVASINIFFSLSMLVIEKKSDIQILFALGATKSMVRRIFLTEGAIIALTGAFTGLVLGVFICLAQGQYGFIRMGTVSSIIDAYPVRLDVRDIALTSILVVLMTVLTSWFPAQRAANSQQ, from the coding sequence ATGAACCTTCCTGCCTGGATTGCCCGTCGTTATTTTTTCTCCCGTAAGAAACGCAGCTTTATTAGTTGGTTGTCTATCCTGTCGATGCTTGGCGTAGGCGTTGGAACGATGGCCTTAGTCGTCGTACTGTCGGTTTTTAATGGCATGGATGAACTGAATCGGCAGATTTTCAAGACGTTTGAAGCGGATATAACCATCTCGCCAAAACAAGGAAAACGGTTTTTGGCCCCACCAGCCTTGCTAACGCGCTTACAGCAGGTATCAGGTGTTCATTTGCTGACATCCGTAGCGCAGGACAACGCGCTGGGCCGGTATGCGAATGGAACAACCGTTGTGAAGCTTAAAGGAGTGGATGATAACTACCTGCAGCGTCAACAGCTCGATTCAGCGTTGCTGGAAGGCAAACTGTTGTTACGTCGCAATGGCGTGAATTATGCCATTGTAGCTGAAGGCGTCCGAAATGATCTGAGCATTTCGCCCGTCGATATTCTGACACCACTCGAAATTCTGTATCCGCAAAGTGGGCAGAGTTTCAGCGTACTTAATCCCGATGCCTTTAACCGGGAGTTACTGACGGTAGCGGGTGTATTTTTCATTGAATCTCGTTACGATAATTTCGTGCTGGCTCCATTGGCCGTAGCGCGATCTTTATTTAGCTATAAGCCAGATGAAGTAACGAGTCTCGAAATTCAATTACAACCCGGCGCGAAAGAGCAGGTTGTCAAGCAGGCTCTTCAGGCAGTGCTGGGCGATAAGCTGCTAGTACAAACCCGCGACGATCTGAATGTCGACCTTTATCGGGCTATTTATATCGAAAAATTATTCGTTGCCCTGACGCTTTCCTTCATTATTCTGGTTGCGTCAATCAATATTTTCTTTTCGTTATCGATGTTGGTAATTGAGAAGAAAAGCGACATCCAGATTTTATTTGCCTTAGGCGCTACGAAGAGTATGGTCCGGCGTATTTTCCTGACCGAAGGAGCTATTATTGCCTTAACAGGAGCTTTTACGGGTCTGGTACTCGGTGTCTTTATTTGTTTGGCGCAGGGACAATACGGCTTTATTCGGATGGGGACCGTTAGTTCAATTATCGATGCCTACCCGGTACGCCTGGATGTTCGGGATATTGCGCTGACTAGCATTCTTGTTGTCTTGATGACTGTCTTAACGTCCTGGTTCCCAGCCCAGCGGGCGGCTAATAGTCAACAGTAA
- the rbfA gene encoding 30S ribosome-binding factor RbfA — MESKRQQKVARQLQKDLSEIFQREVPHLFNGAFITVTSVRVSPDLSVARVYLSFLATKNKQLLLETIQEKGKVLRQHLGERVRHQLRIVPDLSFYLDDTAEYADKMDKLFAGLEIPPAPDEDEDNE; from the coding sequence ATGGAATCGAAACGACAGCAGAAAGTAGCCCGGCAGTTGCAGAAAGATTTAAGTGAAATTTTTCAACGCGAAGTGCCTCATTTATTCAACGGAGCGTTTATTACCGTTACCAGTGTGCGTGTTTCGCCCGATTTGAGTGTAGCCCGTGTTTATCTAAGTTTTCTGGCTACCAAGAATAAACAGCTGTTGCTGGAAACAATTCAGGAAAAAGGAAAAGTACTGCGCCAGCACTTGGGCGAGCGGGTGCGTCACCAGCTTCGCATTGTCCCTGATTTGAGTTTTTACTTAGATGATACAGCTGAATACGCTGATAAAATGGATAAACTCTTCGCTGGTTTGGAAATTCCCCCTGCCCCAGACGAGGATGAGGATAATGAGTAA
- a CDS encoding Gfo/Idh/MocA family protein, whose protein sequence is MQSPTRRQFIRTAALTGAATSVFPTILTGAKPADPKVRLAFIGVGARGRSHVDQALFRDDVEITAICDPDPEAISRTNAMIEKKGRKLPVAYTKGDEAFKDMLKRDDIDGVVIATPWEWHVPMAVATMQAGKYAGVEVSATVTLKESWDLVNTSEKTGSHCMILENVCYRRDVLSVLNMIRKGMFGEMVYAHCGYQHDLRNIKFNDGKSIGGVGAEFGAKGYSEAHWRTQHSVDRNGDIYPTHGLGPVAHWLDINRGNRFTRLTSMATKSRGLHKYVVDKGGPNHPNAKVNFKLGDVVTTTLQCANGENIVIIHDTNSPRPYSLGFRAQGTNGIWMDDNDMIYLEGVTPKAHNWEPFAPYQEKYDHPLWKRHAQTAENAGHGGIDFFVLRAFIESIKAKTAPPIDVYDAAVWSAISPLSEQSIAGGSKPVEVPDFTRGKWKTNKPIFGLTDNY, encoded by the coding sequence ATGCAATCGCCTACTCGTCGTCAGTTTATTCGAACAGCCGCCCTTACGGGTGCTGCCACCTCTGTTTTTCCAACTATTCTAACTGGTGCGAAACCGGCAGACCCGAAAGTCCGTCTGGCCTTTATTGGGGTTGGCGCACGAGGACGAAGCCATGTTGATCAGGCACTCTTCCGCGATGACGTAGAGATTACAGCTATTTGCGATCCCGACCCTGAGGCCATCAGCCGCACCAATGCGATGATTGAAAAGAAGGGCCGCAAGCTCCCGGTTGCCTACACAAAAGGCGATGAGGCTTTCAAGGACATGCTCAAACGCGATGACATTGACGGTGTGGTGATCGCAACTCCCTGGGAATGGCACGTTCCGATGGCCGTAGCGACCATGCAAGCCGGCAAATACGCGGGTGTTGAAGTATCGGCAACCGTGACGCTCAAAGAGTCCTGGGATCTGGTCAACACATCCGAGAAAACAGGATCGCACTGCATGATTCTGGAGAATGTTTGCTACCGACGCGATGTGTTGTCGGTCTTGAACATGATTCGGAAAGGCATGTTTGGCGAGATGGTCTACGCGCATTGTGGCTACCAGCATGATTTACGAAACATCAAATTCAACGATGGCAAATCGATTGGTGGTGTAGGCGCAGAATTTGGTGCTAAAGGGTATTCAGAAGCTCATTGGCGTACACAGCATTCCGTTGATCGCAACGGCGACATCTATCCTACACACGGTCTTGGGCCCGTTGCGCACTGGCTCGATATCAACCGGGGCAATCGCTTCACACGCCTGACCAGCATGGCTACCAAAAGCCGGGGTCTTCATAAATACGTTGTCGATAAAGGTGGTCCCAACCATCCAAACGCCAAGGTTAATTTTAAACTGGGCGATGTTGTTACCACAACACTTCAGTGCGCTAATGGCGAGAATATCGTCATCATTCACGATACCAACTCCCCTCGCCCCTATTCACTTGGTTTCCGGGCACAAGGCACCAACGGAATCTGGATGGACGATAACGATATGATCTATCTGGAAGGTGTCACGCCAAAAGCCCATAACTGGGAACCCTTCGCTCCTTATCAGGAAAAATACGACCATCCACTCTGGAAACGTCATGCCCAAACGGCTGAGAATGCGGGGCACGGTGGCATCGATTTCTTTGTACTTCGGGCGTTTATCGAATCTATTAAAGCAAAAACAGCTCCCCCAATCGATGTGTATGATGCGGCCGTCTGGAGCGCCATCAGCCCATTGTCGGAACAAAGTATTGCAGGCGGCAGCAAGCCCGTCGAAGTCCCCGATTTCACGCGTGGGAAGTGGAAGACCAACAAACCCATTTTTGGCTTAACAGATAACTATTGA